The sequence CAATCTGGCATCGGGAACGGCGGCCCTCGCCGCCGAGCGGTCTGCCGTCCTGGCGAGGTGTGACCATCTTCTCCGGCCGCCGCCCCGACCGGGGTGCTCATGCGCGAGAAATAGCGCGGCTCAGCCCACGATCCGCTGTCGTTGGACAGAGGTACTTCGGGATGGCGGCCGCCACGCGCTCGGCGGCCTCCAGGAGCGGCCTTCTGCGGGGCGGTCGAGGAGGGGGCCGGGCGACGTTGGAGCGCGGACTCAAGAGCGGCGGTCAGGGCGCGGAATTGGCGCAGCGCGGCGATGGCGTAGACGGCCTACTGTGCGGAGCAGCTTGTGGTGGCGGGGGATCCTCGTGGCGATGACGGCCGGGGCGGTGGTGGAGCGGTCGAGCTCGACCATCAGCATCGGAACCTGATCTCTGGCGCCTGCCACACGCTGGCCGGGCGCGGTGCCGCCGAGGGCGAACGCGGCGTTCGTCTCGTTGACGGCCATCGCGTGCGGGGCGCCGGAGTGGCTGGCGCCCCGGGCGGTTGGGCTCCTCTCCGAACGGACTGTCCCGAGCACCGCGGCCGCCTCCAACCCTGCTGTGCCCTTCAGGCGCCACGTCTTGCGCCGGTCCCGGGTGTTGCCGACGGAGGCGACCGGGCCGTGCAGCGTGAGGTCGCCGAGCGCCTGCCGAACCGCCTTGTTCGACACCGCCCGGAGCGCAGCAGGCCCTTGGGCTGTCTGGCGGTGGAGGACTTCAGGACGCCGAGTGCGCCGAGGATGTCGGAGCGCAGGGCGGCGGTCGAGCCGTTGGGGTTGGCGCCGCCGCCGGTAGGCGGGTCGTCCTGACGAGGAAGGCGTCGGATGACTGAGCGCCAGTTCCCTTTGGCCTCAGCCAGCGGGGTTGGAATCAGTGACACGTAGCCAGGCCTGAAATCTCCTAATAGGCTTTCCAAGCGAGTTTCAACCCACTCCGAACAAGCTCGCCAGAAGGCGGAAGAATAGAGTCGAGACTCTTTCGGTTGGACTTCCGGCAGTCATGGTATTGGGCGATTCAACGTCGTTCGCCCATGTGGTCGATGCCATTCGGGAGTACAACTCCATCAACTGTCGCTGTGGTGACTAGAACGGCGAAAAGCAGAAGCGCCGGGAGGATCTCGCCAACATGCTGATGTCTGAGATCGTCAAGGATTTCCTGATCGATGCAGGGGTCGGCGGTGCAGGAGTACTGAGCTTTCTTGTCTGATCAACCACGAAGACACCCGTGCAAAAACGGGTAATTGTATTCTGGGTATTCCTGATCGTGGCCAACAGGATGTTCGACTCATATTGTCAGGCTCATTGGTCCCTTTCGGCCTGCTCCTCCGTCGGTTTGCTGGCCATCCGCCGCCGGCGGGGCCACCGCGCACTCGTCCAGCTTCTCCGCCGCCGGGACGGCGACGTGGCCATGCCCGAACAGGACCACAGGCATCCAGAACCTCGCTGCGGCGTGATGCACCCGGCTGCTTCACTCGAATATCCGACCGAACGAACAGGAACCGACCATGCGACGCTCACAATTCCTCCCCGCGACCGCCCTCGTTCCGGCCGTCGCGCGTTCGTCCCCTCAGTCAGCTGCACCGGTCGTCCGGGCCTCCAATAGTGCTGGTGTCCGGCGAGTGGCTGCCGGATCCGACCTGATGGCCCTGGTTCGGACATCCGCGTCCTCGTCTCCACTCACGAGGTCGGCGGGTCCTCGACTCCGACCCGATCCGGGGCAGCGTCCCATGATCGCCGCCGTCATCACCCCGGTGCCGAAACGCCAGCAGCAGGCCGCGCGCCGGTACCTGGCGGCCGGCCAAAGAACGGACGCGCTGGAGGCGTTGCGCGCGGAGTCCGACCTGCCCATCGCTCACGCTCCCGCTGCGCTGGCAGTTCTGGCGAGGCGCGCTCTTCCTATGACCCCCAAGGGCGCCGCTGCGGTGCTCGCCAACGAAGCACCCGCGCTCCAGTACGCACTCCGCAGTCTGCTGGGAGCAGGACGGCGACGCGACGCGCTGCTTCTCCTGCGGAGGACCACCGGGGTTGGCGTCGTCACCGCGCGGCGGATCGTGGCAGAGCTCACCCAAGCCTCCTCCTAGACCCGGTTGCGGGAGGGGGCCGCCCGCAACGACGGCCCCGTCGCTGCCGAGTACCGGCCACGATTGCCGCCCCACGGTCCAGCCGGATCTTCACCGGGCAACCGCCCACGGGAACCCACCCCCACGGCGGCAGCAGGAGGCCCGGTTGTTTGCGACCGTTCCTCACTCTGGTCCCATCCTCGCCGTCTCGGTGGCCGGCGGCCTCACTGTCGTCACCAGCGCCTGCCCGGACAACCGGGTGTGGGTCGGCATCCAGTACACCGGCATCGACGAGTGGTTCACCCTAATCAACGCCCCTCTGTCCCTGCCCGACGGCTGCGCCGCCGCCGAGTAGCACGAGCGCATCGTCGCTGCCGTCGGTGGGGACGGCGAATCCGTCGCCCCCACAGTGGACAGGCCCGGGCAGTAGCCGCGCCGCTGCCCCCGGCGGGACGGTCGGGGACAGCCGTAGGGACCCGGTGGGCGCCGCCCTGCTGCGGGGCGGCGCCCACCACCGTTGCGTGACTCGATCCCCCCTGGCGGGCCGGGGACGGCCGGCCCTTCTTCAGATGCGAAGTGGCGGTACGGGAGCGAGCCCGGTTTCCTCGCTCCCGGCTTCCTCGGGGACCTGGTGCTCCTGGTCGTCCACGCGACCGACCCCGATCCGGATCTGCCCGGCGAACCGCGGGGGCGACGGTCTGCGGCCTCGAGACCGTCGGCGCGGCCGTCGACCCCTGGCGGTGAGCCGAGCCGGGCCGGCTCTGGTACCCGCCCGACCTCGCCCACCACATCTGCCCACGCCACGACCGAGCTGTGTGCGGGATCACGTCCAGCAGGGGCAGTAGTTGGGTGACGACCGGCACCAGCCGGTCGTGGTGGGTCACCGGGGTGAACCGGGCGGCCCGATCGGCCGGCTTGGGTCCAACAGCCAGGCCGTCGTCCAGTACGCCAGGTGCCCGGTGGCGGTCGTCCCAGTGTGAGCAGGGCCGCACATCGAGGGCGAAGGGCTGCCCGGCCGCAGCCGACTCCGGCAGACCGGTGTGCCGGCCGTCGCCGTCCGGGACACCGGTCCCGTCCCCGGAGCGGGCATCGGGTGTCAGCGGTGCAGGGGCGGTTCAGACGGCATACAGGCCGTGCGCGGAGAAGACCGCGCGGGCCGCAGTGAGCTGCCCGGAGGTCGGCACGGGGGTGTCGGCGAGCGGGAAGTCCAGGCCTCGGGCGCGCCACTTGGCCGCGCCGAGCCTGCGGAACGGCAGCACGTCGACCCAGGTGACGTTGCCGAGGGAGGCCGAGAGGGCGGCGACCCCTTCGATGTTCTCCGCCGGATCGGTGAGGCCTGGGACGTGTACGAAGCGCACTCGGACCTCGGTGCCGACGGCGGCGAGCCGGTAGGCGAATTCCAGGGTCGGGGCCGGCTCGCGCCCGGTGACCCGGCGCTGGAGCGCGCGGTCCCAGGACTTGATGTCCAGCAGGACGAGGTCCGTGTCGGAGAGCAGCGCGTCGGTGGCGCGGGCGCCGAGGTACCCGGAGGTGTCCAGGGTCGCGTGCAGGCCGAGTTCGTGCTTGAGCCGGTGCAGGAGCTCGCCGGTGAGAGCGGGCTGGAGGAGGGGCTCGCCGCCGCTGACGGTCGCGCGGCCGCCGGAGGCGTGGAGGAATCCTCTGGATCCGGCGGCTTCCCGGACGATCTCGTCCACGATGACCGGGTGGCCGTCGCGCAGGTAGCGGGTGTCGGGGTTGTGACAGTACAGGCAGCGCAGCGGGCAGCCGGCCAGGAAGGCTACGAAGCGTGTTCCCGGGCCGTCGACGCAGGTAGAGACGTCCCAGGAGTGCAGCATGCCGGCCGCCGGAGCGGGGGTGGTGGGGTCGTCGGCCATGGTGGTGCTCCTTCTCCGGGGAGCGCCGCCGGTGCCCCTCGCTCAGGGGACCGGTGGCGGGCGGGCGTGGGAGGGCTACAGCGCTTCGTCGAAGGTTCGGTTGATCGCGTCGAGCTGCTGCTCGGGGGTGAGGCGGACGAAGTTGACCGCGTAGCCGCTGACCCGGATGGTCAGCTGCGGGTGGCTCTCCGGGTGGGCCATCGCGTCGAGCACGGTCTCCCGGTTCAGGACGTTGACGTTCATGTGGAACCCGCCGACGGCCGTGTATCCGTCCAGCACGCCGACGAGGTGGTCGACACGCTCCTGGGAGGTGCGGCCCAGGGCGTCCGGGGCGACGGTACTGGTGAGCGAGATGATGTCCTCCGCTTCCGGGGAGGGGAGCTTCGCGACGGACAAGGCGCCGGCGACGAAGCCGTGCCGGTCTCGGCCGGTCATGGGATTGGCACCGGGGGAGACCGGTTCGCCGGCCCGGCGGCCGTCCGGAGTGTTGCCGGTTTGCGGCCGTAGACCACGTTGGACGCGATGGTGAGTACAGACTGGGTGTGTTCGGCACCCCGATAGGTGGGGTGTTTGCGTTTCTTGCGCATGAACTCCTCGACCAGGCGCACGGCGATGGCGTCGGCACGGTCGTCGTTGTTGCCGTAGGCCGGGTAGTCGCCCTCGACCCGGTAGTCGATGACGAGGCCGGTGGCGTCGCGGACCGGTGAGACCTTGGCGTACTTGATAGTGGAAAGCGAGTCCGCGGCCACCGCGAGACCGGCGATGCCGCAGGCCATGATGCGTAGCACGTCCCGGTCGTGCAGGCCCATCTCCAGCCGCTCGTACGCGTACTTGTCGTGCATGTAGTGGATGACGTCGAGCGCGTGGACGTACGTTCCGGCGAGCCACTCCAACTGTTCGTCGAGTCGTGCCAGCACCTCGTCGTGGTCGAGCACCTCCGAGGTGATCGCCCCGGTGGCCGGGCCGACCTGCGCGCCGGTCCGCTCGTCGCGGCCGCCGTTGATCGCGTAGAGCAGGGTCTTGGCGAGGTTGACCCGGGCACCGAAGAACTGCATCTGCTTGCCGACCGCCATCGCGGAGACGCAGCAGGCGATGGCGGTGTCGTCGCCGAAGCGGGGGCGCAGCAGCTCGTCCGACTCGTACTGCACCGACGAGGTGTCGATCGACACCCGGGCGCAGAACTTCTTGAAGCCCCGCGGGAGTCGCGGTGACCAGAGGACGGTCGTGTTCGGCTCGGGGGCGGGGCCGAGGTTGTACAGGGTTTGGAGGTAGTGGAAGGAGGTCCTGGTGACGTGGGTGCGTTCGTCCGTACCCATGCCGCCGATCGATTCGGTGACCCAGGTCGGGTCGCCGGAGAACAGCTCGTCGTACTCCGGGGTGCGGAGGAAGCGGACGATCCGCAGCTTGATGACGAAGTCGTCGATCAGTTCATGGGCCTGTCCCTCCGTCAGGCATCCTGCGTCGAGGTGGCGCTGGGGGTAGATGTCGAGGAAGGTGGAGGTGCGGCCCAGCGACAT comes from Streptomyces sp. TLI_053 and encodes:
- a CDS encoding universal stress protein, producing MGHRGEPGGPIGRLGSNSQAVVQYARCPVAVVPV
- the pflA gene encoding pyruvate formate-lyase-activating protein, with amino-acid sequence MADDPTTPAPAAGMLHSWDVSTCVDGPGTRFVAFLAGCPLRCLYCHNPDTRYLRDGHPVIVDEIVREAAGSRGFLHASGGRATVSGGEPLLQPALTGELLHRLKHELGLHATLDTSGYLGARATDALLSDTDLVLLDIKSWDRALQRRVTGREPAPTLEFAYRLAAVGTEVRVRFVHVPGLTDPAENIEGVAALSASLGNVTWVDVLPFRRLGAAKWRARGLDFPLADTPVPTSGQLTAARAVFSAHGLYAV